One window of Chamaesiphon minutus PCC 6605 genomic DNA carries:
- a CDS encoding Ig-like domain-containing protein → MTSSQIDPSKVTFSSSIPSQQFLSSNLPNHLNTSELTNVESTAVTIWNNLLNPTTPINLTFDITNLPTGQLAEASITGYDQLGRPNKATISFDNDANGVGWFIDTTPGDNSEFTGIDTYFQATPDSPASGKYDLLTAILHEMGHTLGIINGYSEFDKHINNGIFTTNTFTATLTPDGSHLDSTLYPYDLMNTSLKPGVRKLPSTLDLAILNAINVGVGGRVSGVGTVNPAHLTAGALIGITNGDFTTPTTWNTAGATNIINGTATLTEQSQKLSELTQAFIIPTGAKTLQFTIKDNHLVTGDTSKTANDAFEVALIDTNTFDPLAGTSIGLNHTDSLLNIQANGTIHKSDKVTITALGNNSSIVTIDLTQITPSTNATLYFNLLGFGARTSTVTIDDVKLFTDTQPIPVTNNDTLTTNQNTPLTFNPTTNDTNVAQIQILTQPTHGTLTQTPDGKITYQPTPTYVGNDSFKYIGFGSDGQVSNLATVNLTINNLPPTIQTITIPNNITEGTIATLTATATDIGNDPTSTSLSASLTYRWYINGATTPIEGRSFA, encoded by the coding sequence ATGACTTCCTCCCAAATCGACCCCAGCAAAGTTACGTTCTCCAGCAGCATACCGAGCCAACAATTCCTCAGCAGTAATCTTCCAAACCATCTGAACACCTCTGAATTAACTAATGTCGAGTCTACCGCAGTTACCATCTGGAATAACCTTCTAAATCCCACCACCCCCATCAACCTCACCTTCGATATCACCAACCTCCCCACCGGACAACTAGCCGAAGCCAGCATCACAGGCTACGACCAACTCGGTCGTCCCAACAAAGCCACCATCAGCTTCGACAACGATGCCAACGGAGTCGGCTGGTTCATAGACACAACACCAGGGGACAATAGCGAATTCACCGGAATAGATACCTACTTCCAAGCCACCCCCGACAGCCCAGCTTCCGGTAAATACGACCTCCTCACCGCCATCCTCCACGAAATGGGTCACACCCTCGGCATCATCAACGGCTACAGCGAATTCGACAAACACATCAACAACGGCATCTTCACCACCAACACCTTCACTGCCACCCTCACCCCAGACGGCTCCCACCTCGACAGCACCCTCTACCCCTACGACCTCATGAACACCAGCCTCAAACCTGGCGTTCGCAAACTTCCTTCGACCCTAGATCTAGCTATTCTTAATGCCATTAATGTGGGTGTAGGGGGTCGGGTGTCGGGTGTCGGCACAGTCAACCCCGCCCACCTCACCGCAGGCGCACTTATCGGCATCACCAACGGCGACTTCACCACCCCCACCACCTGGAACACCGCAGGTGCCACCAACATCATCAACGGCACCGCCACCCTCACCGAACAGTCCCAAAAACTCTCCGAACTCACCCAAGCCTTCATCATCCCAACTGGCGCAAAAACCCTCCAATTCACCATCAAAGATAACCACCTCGTTACCGGAGACACCTCTAAAACCGCCAACGATGCCTTTGAAGTTGCACTAATAGACACCAACACCTTCGACCCCCTCGCCGGAACCAGCATCGGCTTAAACCACACCGACTCCCTCCTCAACATCCAAGCCAACGGCACCATCCATAAGAGCGATAAAGTCACCATCACCGCTCTGGGCAACAACAGTAGCATCGTCACGATCGATCTCACCCAAATCACCCCCTCAACCAACGCAACTCTCTACTTCAACCTCCTCGGCTTCGGTGCCAGAACCAGCACCGTCACCATCGACGATGTAAAACTCTTCACCGACACCCAACCTATACCTGTCACCAACAACGACACCCTCACCACCAATCAAAACACCCCCCTCACCTTCAACCCCACCACCAACGACACCAACGTCGCTCAGATCCAAATCCTCACCCAACCTACCCACGGCACACTAACCCAAACCCCCGACGGCAAAATCACCTACCAACCCACCCCCACCTACGTCGGTAACGATAGCTTCAAATACATCGGCTTCGGCTCTGACGGACAAGTCTCCAACCTCGCCACCGTCAACCTTACCATCAACAACCTCCCACCCACCATCCAAACCATTACCATCCCCAACAACATCACCGAAGGAACCATCGCCACCCTCACCGCCACCGCCACCGACATCGGTAACGATCCCACTTCGACTTCGCTCAGTGCAAGCCTCACCTACCGCTGGTATATTAACGGTGCAACTACACCAATCGAAGGACGATCGTTCGCGTAG
- a CDS encoding pentapeptide repeat-containing protein, whose product MVWKITAEELLARYAAGERNFAGVDLGGSHSKNIRPILSNVDLREIDLCGANLEMIDFCLSDLSGARLFGACLSYSYLIKTNFTGADLRYATIDWSNGREVNFTNANMQGIDLTTSNFSKSIWYSNNLKSAILIRTNLIDAQGWRSGSGDAYNALLWETIHPNGDTTEGPERSEW is encoded by the coding sequence ATGGTTTGGAAGATTACTGCTGAGGAATTGTTGGCTCGGTATGCTGCTGGAGAACGTAACTTTGCTGGGGTCGATTTGGGAGGAAGTCATTCCAAAAATATTCGTCCCATACTGAGTAACGTTGACTTGAGAGAGATCGATCTCTGCGGAGCTAACTTGGAAATGATTGATTTTTGTCTCTCCGATTTGTCTGGTGCTAGATTGTTCGGAGCTTGTTTGTCCTATTCCTATTTGATTAAAACTAATTTCACTGGGGCTGATTTGCGTTATGCCACTATTGATTGGTCTAATGGAAGAGAGGTTAACTTCACCAATGCCAATATGCAAGGGATTGATTTGACTACTTCCAACTTTTCTAAAAGTATTTGGTATAGTAATAATCTGAAATCTGCTATCTTGATTCGCACCAACTTGATTGATGCTCAAGGTTGGCGTAGTGGTAGTGGAGATGCCTATAATGCTCTTCTCTGGGAAACTATTCATCCCAATGGAGATACTACTGAAGGCCCCGAAAGAAGTGAATGGTGA
- a CDS encoding REP-associated tyrosine transposase, which translates to MPEYRRAHIPGSSVFLTLITYQRYKLFLVPENIEMLRQACTVMMAEKPFNIDAAVILPEHIHFLWTLPPDDPDYSYRVGRMKVLFTRALRGANNLPDDVCESRKKHRESNVWQRRFYEHTIRDEFDLRKHLNYLHFNPVKHGLVQCVHDWPYSSFHRGVRRGEYDRNWGCQCRSNSFTPVVTSLMNLEMGE; encoded by the coding sequence GTGCCAGAATACCGTCGCGCTCATATTCCTGGAAGTAGTGTTTTTCTGACTCTCATCACTTATCAGCGGTATAAGTTATTTTTAGTACCAGAAAATATTGAGATGTTGCGACAAGCTTGTACGGTAATGATGGCAGAAAAGCCATTTAATATCGATGCTGCCGTCATTCTCCCCGAACATATTCATTTTTTGTGGACTTTACCACCTGACGATCCCGACTATTCTTATCGAGTCGGACGGATGAAAGTGTTATTTACTCGTGCGTTACGCGGCGCAAATAATTTACCTGATGATGTGTGTGAATCACGTAAAAAGCATCGAGAAAGTAATGTCTGGCAAAGAAGATTTTACGAGCATACGATCCGCGATGAGTTCGATCTTCGCAAGCATTTAAATTATTTACATTTCAACCCAGTCAAGCATGGGTTAGTACAATGCGTTCATGATTGGCCATATTCGAGTTTTCATCGCGGGGTAAGGCGGGGTGAATACGATCGCAATTGGGGTTGTCAGTGTAGGAGTAATAGTTTCACCCCAGTAGTAACGAGCTTAATGAATTTAGAAATGGGAGAATAG
- a CDS encoding aspartate aminotransferase yields MTLDWISPAERLQSLPQYVFARLDELKANARAQGVDLIDLGMGNPDGAAPAPVIAAAKAALDEATNHGYPPFEGTANFRSAISKWYYRRYGVTLDPNSEALPLLGSKEGLGHLALAYINPGDTVLVPSPAYPVHFRGPAIAGAKIHNVILKAENDWEIDLNDIPEDVARKAKILFFNYPSNPTGATASRAFFEDVVAFAREYKILLVHDLCYAELAFDGYKPTSLLEIPGAKEIGVEFHTLSKTYNMAGWRVGFVVGNSQIIQGLRTLKTNLDYGIFAALQTAAQTALELPDEYVTEVQNRYRERRDFMIQGLAKLGWKIKPTKATMYLWIPCAVGWNSTDFALMVMQKTGVVFTPGNAFGIGGEGYVRISLIADLDRLGEAIQRLADAGIRYE; encoded by the coding sequence ATGACCTTAGACTGGATTAGCCCTGCCGAACGCCTCCAATCCTTGCCTCAATACGTATTTGCTCGGTTGGACGAACTCAAAGCCAACGCCCGCGCTCAGGGTGTCGATTTAATCGACTTGGGCATGGGCAATCCAGACGGTGCCGCACCCGCACCCGTAATTGCTGCGGCTAAAGCTGCTCTCGATGAAGCCACCAACCACGGTTATCCACCATTTGAAGGCACCGCCAACTTTCGGAGCGCGATCTCCAAATGGTACTATCGTCGCTATGGCGTCACCCTCGATCCCAATAGCGAAGCTCTACCCCTACTCGGCTCCAAAGAAGGCTTAGGACATCTCGCCCTCGCCTATATCAATCCTGGCGATACCGTATTGGTACCCAGTCCCGCCTATCCAGTCCACTTTCGGGGGCCAGCGATCGCGGGTGCTAAGATCCATAACGTCATCCTCAAAGCCGAAAATGACTGGGAAATCGATCTCAACGACATTCCCGAAGATGTTGCCCGCAAAGCCAAAATTCTCTTTTTCAACTATCCCAGCAACCCCACCGGAGCCACCGCCTCGCGCGCCTTCTTTGAAGATGTCGTCGCCTTCGCCCGCGAATACAAAATTCTGTTAGTTCACGATCTCTGCTACGCCGAACTCGCCTTTGACGGCTACAAGCCCACCAGCCTGCTAGAAATTCCCGGTGCCAAAGAAATCGGCGTCGAGTTCCATACCCTCTCCAAAACCTATAATATGGCGGGCTGGCGCGTCGGTTTTGTCGTCGGCAACAGCCAAATTATTCAAGGACTCCGCACCCTCAAAACCAACCTCGACTACGGTATTTTTGCCGCCCTCCAAACCGCCGCTCAAACAGCTCTGGAATTGCCCGACGAATACGTCACCGAAGTCCAAAATCGTTATCGCGAACGCCGCGACTTTATGATTCAAGGTTTGGCTAAATTGGGCTGGAAAATTAAACCCACTAAAGCCACGATGTATCTGTGGATTCCCTGCGCCGTCGGTTGGAATTCTACCGACTTTGCGCTGATGGTAATGCAAAAAACGGGCGTTGTTTTCACGCCAGGAAATGCGTTTGGAATTGGTGGCGAAGGATATGTCCGCATTAGTTTAATTGCCGATCTAGATAGATTGGGCGAAGCAATTCAACGCCTAGCAGATGCTGGTATTCGTTACGAGTAA
- a CDS encoding DUF11 domain-containing protein: MSKFSTFTLSIVGTLAIAFLTAQLPLQARLRTPKICVDRQPITKRVALTLTADKEVITDNIITYQPISGKASVKPGDIIRYTVVAKNNSHCPLKNLILKQPIPMGTNYLKNSATAVAGAQLLFSIDGGRTFVPKPKIDGRPAPASAYNYLRWKFRRPVPTNAQITTSYKLQVK, encoded by the coding sequence ATGTCCAAGTTCTCGACCTTTACTCTAAGTATCGTAGGCACGCTCGCAATTGCGTTTTTGACCGCACAATTACCTTTGCAGGCTAGATTGCGAACTCCGAAAATTTGTGTCGATCGACAACCAATAACTAAGCGAGTAGCTTTAACTTTAACAGCAGATAAAGAAGTAATTACAGACAATATTATCACTTATCAACCAATATCGGGTAAAGCATCTGTTAAGCCTGGAGATATTATTAGATATACGGTAGTTGCCAAAAATAACAGTCATTGTCCGCTCAAAAATTTGATCTTAAAACAACCAATTCCTATGGGAACTAATTATCTCAAAAATTCGGCTACGGCGGTCGCAGGTGCTCAATTATTATTTAGTATCGATGGCGGCAGAACGTTTGTTCCTAAACCAAAAATTGACGGTCGGCCAGCACCAGCAAGTGCTTATAATTATCTACGCTGGAAGTTTAGGCGACCCGTCCCGACTAATGCACAAATCACAACTAGCTATAAGCTGCAAGTAAAATAG
- a CDS encoding type II CAAX prenyl endopeptidase Rce1 family protein: MSLDRQELSSFSSLRRILLIVLTALVLIKPIFSLFDTLDRPQIQGKFELYQTNIVLVASEWKPTDEADALGALQKSIVGTDFLKSATQQYQTARKSDVQAIDKLNASLADLANSATDVNRKSQQLEIDLTNKTIAAAKLEIDKIDLRIGILQAARAQSAEALQTWQKVGSHSQSATSKHVAASLIAIWEQPSSIDLNTAPQLEAEVTTNFDGWFRDRVLEKLYTDLGDRQKLAQLNLAAEIKAKNAVINLALITIPRIFIGLSGVGLIVFFTVRFAIGLFQQRGERSASEILLEKLDTPWSAPWNWETVLQVFMVGFFFVGQFVLPTLFGALIDPATLTTRQQGLYVFASYVLMAILALGILYLSIKSYLPLPADWFEFNWKSHWLLWGIGGYLVATPIVVIVSLLNDKIWHGQGGSNPILQIVLQGRDSIALWLFFATAAVAAPLFEEFLFRGFLLPSLTRYMPTWGAICLSGLLFGVAHLSLSEILPLTSLGIILGIVYVRTRSLLAPMLLHSLWNSSTLVSLYILGSGN; this comes from the coding sequence ATGAGTCTCGATCGCCAAGAGCTATCATCTTTTTCATCTCTGCGCCGCATTTTGCTAATTGTACTAACTGCATTAGTACTAATCAAGCCGATCTTCTCACTGTTCGACACCCTAGATCGACCTCAAATTCAAGGTAAATTCGAGCTATATCAAACCAATATCGTCTTAGTCGCATCGGAGTGGAAACCGACAGATGAAGCAGATGCCTTGGGAGCCTTACAAAAGTCGATCGTCGGTACAGATTTTCTGAAATCGGCGACTCAACAGTATCAAACTGCCCGCAAAAGTGATGTTCAGGCGATCGACAAGCTCAATGCTAGTTTAGCAGATTTAGCAAATTCGGCAACAGATGTCAATCGTAAATCGCAGCAATTAGAAATCGATCTAACTAACAAAACGATCGCCGCAGCAAAGTTAGAAATCGACAAAATCGATCTACGAATTGGCATTCTTCAAGCAGCTAGAGCGCAATCGGCAGAGGCACTTCAGACTTGGCAAAAAGTTGGTTCTCACTCACAATCTGCGACATCCAAACATGTCGCCGCATCCTTAATTGCAATCTGGGAACAACCGTCGAGTATCGATCTCAATACCGCACCACAGCTCGAAGCTGAAGTCACGACCAATTTTGATGGCTGGTTTCGCGATCGAGTCCTCGAAAAATTATATACAGATCTAGGCGATCGTCAGAAACTAGCCCAACTCAATCTTGCAGCAGAAATTAAAGCTAAAAATGCAGTAATTAATCTTGCTTTAATTACGATTCCTCGGATCTTTATCGGCCTCAGTGGCGTGGGTTTAATTGTCTTTTTTACAGTGAGATTTGCGATCGGATTATTTCAGCAACGTGGCGAACGATCTGCTTCCGAGATCTTACTCGAAAAACTCGATACTCCGTGGTCGGCTCCGTGGAATTGGGAGACAGTTTTGCAAGTATTTATGGTTGGCTTCTTTTTTGTCGGACAGTTCGTCTTACCGACGCTATTTGGTGCGCTGATCGATCCAGCGACCTTAACTACCCGTCAACAAGGACTGTATGTATTTGCCAGTTATGTACTGATGGCTATTTTAGCATTAGGAATATTGTATTTATCGATTAAATCTTATCTACCTTTACCAGCCGATTGGTTTGAGTTTAACTGGAAATCGCATTGGTTGCTGTGGGGGATTGGCGGCTACTTAGTGGCAACGCCAATTGTCGTGATCGTCTCCCTTCTTAACGATAAAATTTGGCACGGACAAGGCGGTAGCAATCCCATCTTGCAAATAGTCCTCCAGGGCCGAGATTCGATCGCCTTATGGCTATTTTTCGCTACTGCGGCGGTGGCAGCACCACTGTTTGAAGAATTCTTGTTTCGAGGATTTCTACTGCCCTCTTTGACTCGCTACATGCCCACATGGGGCGCGATTTGTTTGAGTGGTTTGTTGTTTGGCGTCGCCCATCTGAGCTTATCCGAAATTCTGCCCTTAACATCGCTGGGGATTATCTTGGGCATCGTTTACGTTCGCACCCGCAGTTTACTGGCACCAATGTTACTACATAGTCTTTGGAATAGCAGCACTTTAGTTAGTCTGTATATTCTTGGCAGCGGCAATTAA
- a CDS encoding ABC transporter permease has product MSGTIDTSKSINLQPSDRLRSQQQLPSNGFADFIQETLALTKRLFIQLQRRPSTLVAGVVQPLMWLVLFGALFQNAPQGMMGNDLSYGQFLGAGLIVFTAFVGALNAGLPVMFDREFGFLNRLLVAPLASRYSIVAASAIYIVALSFIQTAAIIGVNALMGAGLPSLAGLGVIALIILLLVLGVTALSLGLTFALPGHIELIAVIFVVNLPLLFASTALAPLSFMPGWLQTIASLNPLTYAIEPIRYLYNHSQWDLSSIVLQAPWGTVSFGTSLAILLGFAALTLTAIQPLLKRRLA; this is encoded by the coding sequence ATGAGCGGCACAATTGACACTTCCAAATCTATTAATTTACAACCGAGCGATCGCCTGCGCTCTCAACAGCAATTACCATCAAATGGTTTTGCTGACTTTATCCAGGAAACCCTCGCGCTGACAAAAAGACTCTTTATCCAGCTTCAGCGGCGTCCTTCGACATTAGTGGCTGGAGTAGTGCAGCCATTGATGTGGTTAGTACTCTTTGGTGCGTTATTTCAAAATGCGCCCCAGGGGATGATGGGTAACGATCTGAGTTACGGCCAATTTTTAGGTGCGGGATTGATCGTATTTACTGCCTTTGTCGGTGCATTAAATGCAGGGTTACCAGTAATGTTCGATCGCGAGTTTGGCTTTCTCAATCGGCTACTCGTCGCGCCGCTGGCTTCGCGTTACTCGATCGTGGCTGCTTCGGCGATTTATATCGTCGCACTGAGTTTCATTCAAACTGCCGCAATTATTGGCGTCAATGCGCTGATGGGTGCGGGTTTACCGAGTCTGGCTGGCTTGGGAGTTATCGCTCTGATTATCTTGTTACTAGTATTAGGCGTAACAGCTCTGAGCTTGGGTTTAACCTTTGCCTTACCCGGACATATCGAACTGATTGCGGTGATTTTTGTCGTCAACCTGCCCCTGCTGTTTGCCAGTACCGCACTCGCACCCTTATCATTTATGCCGGGATGGTTGCAAACGATCGCCTCGCTCAATCCGCTCACCTATGCGATCGAACCCATTCGCTATCTCTACAATCACTCGCAATGGGATCTGAGTAGTATCGTCCTCCAAGCACCTTGGGGAACGGTTTCTTTTGGCACTTCCCTAGCGATTCTGCTCGGTTTTGCAGCTTTGACCCTAACAGCAATTCAACCGCTGTTAAAACGACGTTTAGCCTAG
- a CDS encoding transporter suffix domain-containing protein, whose protein sequence is MRVKVKSQLGLLLIIISCLLWAIVLAVPLFTRSDLAQKATLTASLPIVSEVSFGLGILLTGKQLALRYRRKLNPYYWWQRITNSK, encoded by the coding sequence GTGCGGGTAAAAGTCAAGTCTCAATTGGGATTATTGCTAATCATCATCTCTTGCCTGCTGTGGGCAATCGTATTAGCCGTCCCCCTTTTTACCCGCAGCGATCTCGCCCAAAAAGCTACACTTACAGCCAGTCTACCGATCGTTAGCGAAGTTAGCTTCGGGTTGGGCATACTGCTAACAGGTAAACAACTCGCCCTGCGTTACCGTCGCAAGTTAAACCCCTATTACTGGTGGCAACGAATCACCAACAGCAAATAG
- a CDS encoding daunorubicin resistance protein DrrA family ABC transporter ATP-binding protein — protein sequence MAAAVTIQNLSKSYGTVPAVKDVSFQVERGQIFGLLGPNGAGKTTTIRCLCTLAKPDSGSIDISGISVLEQPREARKRIGYVAQEVALDKILTGRELLELQAALYHIPKVEARQRIEVLLEVLDLHSYADKKTGTYSGGLKRRIDLAAGLLHQPEVLVLDEPTVGLDIESRVVVWDFLRQLRASGTTILLTSHYLEEVDALADRVGIIDRGLVIAEGTPSELKNQLGGDRIVLRIREFTPLSEAEQAQQMLSELPFVQEAIVNATAANSLNLVVTPDRDVLMSIQQSLQSAGLPIFGISQSRPSLDDVYLAATGKTLLDAELAAASSRDLKAEQKQRMR from the coding sequence ATGGCAGCAGCAGTAACTATTCAAAATCTGTCCAAGAGCTATGGCACCGTCCCAGCGGTAAAAGACGTCTCCTTCCAAGTCGAGCGCGGTCAAATCTTCGGACTGCTCGGCCCGAATGGAGCGGGCAAAACCACGACGATTCGCTGCTTGTGTACCCTCGCCAAGCCCGATAGTGGCTCGATCGACATTAGTGGCATCTCCGTCCTCGAACAGCCGCGCGAAGCCCGCAAGCGCATCGGCTACGTCGCCCAAGAAGTCGCCCTCGATAAGATCTTAACTGGGCGAGAATTGCTGGAACTTCAGGCAGCACTCTATCATATTCCCAAGGTCGAAGCCCGACAGCGGATCGAAGTCCTGCTCGAAGTGCTGGACTTGCACAGCTATGCCGATAAAAAGACAGGTACTTATTCTGGCGGTCTCAAACGCCGGATCGATTTGGCGGCGGGACTCCTGCATCAGCCAGAAGTCTTGGTATTAGACGAACCCACTGTCGGACTCGATATCGAGAGTCGCGTCGTCGTGTGGGACTTTTTGCGCCAACTGCGTGCGAGTGGGACGACGATTCTACTTACCAGTCATTATCTCGAAGAAGTTGATGCCTTAGCAGATCGCGTGGGGATTATCGATCGAGGATTGGTCATTGCCGAAGGGACGCCATCGGAACTCAAAAATCAGCTCGGTGGCGATCGAATCGTACTCCGGATTCGGGAGTTTACACCACTTTCGGAAGCCGAACAAGCCCAGCAAATGCTCAGCGAATTACCCTTCGTCCAAGAAGCGATCGTTAATGCAACGGCGGCAAACTCGCTCAATCTGGTCGTCACACCCGATCGCGATGTACTGATGTCGATCCAGCAGTCGTTACAATCGGCGGGATTGCCGATTTTTGGGATCTCCCAATCGCGTCCGAGCTTGGATGATGTCTACCTAGCCGCAACGGGTAAAACGCTCCTCGATGCCGAACTAGCAGCAGCCAGCAGTCGCGATCTCAAAGCCGAGCAAAAACAACGGATGCGCTAA